In Cervus canadensis isolate Bull #8, Minnesota chromosome 6, ASM1932006v1, whole genome shotgun sequence, one DNA window encodes the following:
- the PAQR5 gene encoding membrane progestin receptor gamma isoform X2, translating to MPWLLLLPLGVSGCGDTLWPDVELHFGGGRPTVFVAAGPSASCSLLLSSVLLFLLFPSVDSAWQLERLVRLPLGKYFIRPGAMSQVAGNPCFGGWPSPTTASFLPVFFEIQKPGLCKMLRVLAFAFPYTWDSLPILFRVFLFPGESAENEATLYHQKHVAMTLLASFFYSAHLPERLAPGRFDYIGHSHQLFHVCVILATHMQMEAILLDKTLRKEWLLAHCRPLLFAQIAGAILLCLIFSLSNIVYFSAALYRIPEPELHKKET from the exons ATGCCTTGGCTCCTGCTCCTCCCTCTCGGAGTCTCTGGCTGTGGCGACACCCTGTGGCCTGACGTGGAATTGCACTTTGGTGGTGGGCGGCCCACCGTCTTTGTGGCTGCTGGCCCTTCTGCCTCTTGTTCTCTGCTGCTCTCTTCTgttctgctttttctcctttttccctctgtAGACTCGGCTTGGCAGCTGGAGAGGCTGGTTCGTTTGCCCTTGGGGAAGTACTTTATCAGGCCGGGCGCCATGTCTCAAGTCGCAGGAAATCCATGTTTTGGGGGATGGCCCTCACCAACCACAGCCAGCTTTCTTCCTGT gtTTTTTGAGATACAGAAGCCCGGGCTCTGCAAGATGCTTCGTGTCCTGGCCTTTGCTTTTCCCTACACCTGGGACTCCCTTCCCATCTTATTCAGG GTGTTCCTGTTCCCCGGGGAAAGTGCGGAGAACGAGGCCACGTTGTACCACCAGAAGCACGTGGCCATGACCCTCCTGGCCTCTTTCTTCTACTCCGCGCATCTGCCAGAGCGCCTGGCCCCTGGACGCTTCGACTACATCG GTCACAGTCACCAGctgtttcatgtgtgtgtgatCCTGGCCACGCACATGCAGATGGAAGCCATCCTTCTGGACAAGACTCTGAGGAAGGAGTGGCTCCTGGCCCACTGCAGGCCCCTGTTGTTCGCCCAGATAGCCGGAGCCATACTTCTATGCCTCATCTTCAGCCTCAGCAACATAGTTTATTTCTCAGCTGCCCTGTATCGGATTCCGGAGCCGGAATTACATAAAAAGGAAACCTGA